From the Bremerella alba genome, one window contains:
- a CDS encoding BamA/OMP85 family outer membrane protein, with product MQWIHHRLTSVVVMAALSNLGLAVDQAAAQDIVPQLTAPSPITPSVPTRPLITGIRLKGNAQTEETRIRSMIKSRAGREFDPEQIQSDVRRLAASGLFRDVQILTDKSAEGIYVTFQFEERPRIGYIKFLGNESVRDKTLLKKSEMKVEGTLNKYVIEEARLKLEDYYHTRGHGKATVQVVEGLGPEDRGVAFMIHEGPLARIGTTTFVGNSIASDARLKTQIKSKPGWFYILNGELDKTQVEQDVDGLTAYYRSLGFFKAQINRIIEYSDSGKWAYVTFVVDEGPRYEVRNISFVGQSRFDTEQLFTQIKMERGEYFDQKKMSADVRSISDLYGSQGYIHADVKAEPRFLETPGTLDLVYDIREGDQYRVGNVNIEISGDFPHTKHAVILNRMSLQPGDIIDITKIRDDERRIKASQLFVNEPHRGVAPSITVAPPELSDVETQVAERGGSQTYRGQSPTPDPEPRYYPPNQYAGQPGGYQQAPPQQLPPQQAVPQVSRYSQPIYREAAVPTPPQQYPTSVYSSVPSN from the coding sequence ATGCAGTGGATACACCACCGACTGACGAGCGTCGTTGTAATGGCCGCGCTAAGTAATCTCGGCTTAGCAGTAGACCAGGCCGCAGCACAAGACATTGTGCCGCAACTTACGGCTCCGTCACCGATTACACCTAGTGTTCCGACTCGACCGTTGATTACCGGGATTCGCCTAAAGGGGAATGCCCAAACGGAAGAGACTCGGATTCGCTCGATGATCAAGTCACGTGCTGGGCGTGAGTTCGATCCAGAACAAATTCAATCCGACGTTCGTCGGTTGGCCGCTTCTGGTCTGTTTCGTGATGTTCAGATTCTGACGGATAAGTCGGCCGAGGGAATCTATGTCACCTTTCAGTTCGAGGAACGCCCACGGATTGGATACATCAAATTTCTCGGCAACGAATCGGTTCGCGATAAAACGCTGCTGAAAAAGTCGGAAATGAAGGTCGAAGGCACCCTCAACAAATATGTCATCGAAGAAGCCCGGTTAAAGTTGGAAGATTACTACCATACTCGAGGACACGGTAAAGCGACCGTCCAGGTGGTGGAAGGCTTGGGTCCGGAAGACCGAGGCGTCGCGTTTATGATCCACGAGGGCCCGCTGGCACGCATTGGCACCACGACCTTCGTAGGCAATTCGATTGCTTCCGATGCCCGTCTGAAGACACAAATCAAAAGCAAGCCTGGCTGGTTTTATATCCTTAATGGTGAACTCGATAAGACTCAGGTCGAACAAGACGTCGACGGCCTAACGGCTTACTATCGAAGTCTTGGCTTCTTCAAAGCTCAAATCAATCGCATCATCGAATACAGCGATAGTGGTAAGTGGGCTTATGTTACCTTTGTGGTCGACGAAGGCCCGCGTTACGAAGTGAGGAACATCTCGTTCGTGGGGCAATCTCGCTTCGATACCGAACAGCTTTTCACGCAGATTAAAATGGAACGCGGCGAATACTTCGACCAAAAGAAGATGTCCGCCGATGTTCGCTCGATTTCTGATCTTTACGGTTCGCAAGGTTACATCCACGCCGATGTGAAAGCAGAGCCACGCTTCCTGGAGACGCCTGGTACTTTGGACCTGGTTTACGATATCCGGGAAGGGGACCAGTATCGAGTTGGCAACGTCAACATCGAGATCTCCGGCGACTTTCCGCACACCAAGCATGCGGTGATCTTGAATCGTATGTCGCTGCAACCTGGCGATATCATCGACATCACAAAGATCCGTGACGACGAGCGTCGCATCAAAGCATCGCAGTTGTTCGTCAACGAACCACATCGTGGCGTAGCCCCTTCGATCACCGTCGCTCCGCCTGAATTGAGTGATGTTGAAACTCAGGTCGCCGAACGAGGTGGAAGTCAGACCTATCGCGGTCAGAGCCCCACCCCGGACCCCGAGCCGCGGTACTATCCTCCGAATCAATACGCAGGACAACCTGGCGGCTATCAACAGGCTCCACCGCAGCAATTGCCTCCGCAACAGGCCGTGCCGCAGGTCAGTCGCTATTCACAGCCAATTTACCGGGAAGCTGCCGTGCCCACACCGCCGCAGCAATATCCTACTTCCGTTTATTCATCCGTGCCCAGCAACTAA
- a CDS encoding FAD-dependent oxidoreductase: MKYLKSAFVAFLCALSICLTDGQLQAETQSADVIVYGSTPGGFCAAIAAAREGASVILLEPTSHVGGVNTGGLSFSDSNQTVRSTVMGLFDQWHRRLEADYKARGVELPYDVSVKDNAKWTYEPHVAMRVTMAMLNEAGVQVLPEHVLQSAKMNGTTIEQLVTNQGAFHAKTFVDATYEGDLMAAANVSWTIGREGKAEFGESLAGKRYPKGKMSIDGFDAEGNLLPLVTTAKPGEDAAGDDLVMVYSFRLCLTAEPDNRVPMPQPENYDPARFEAIRRYIASGGRSYGIDLYPLPGNKFDGNNSIGGQFSLGLVGACNGWSEADQAGRDKIFEQHKQYTLEFYHFLTTDPAVPVDVRAKYARLGLCRDEFKATGHFSPQLYVREGRRMQGMSVVSQKDILESPEKDDPIAVSSFPIDSHDCQRVALADGTVADEGTIFPVRMPGRRHGYAYHIPYRSILPQPSECDNLLVPVAMSCTHVGISSIRVEPTWMIIGQSAGIAAAMAASEETSVQALSYPNLRERLLAQGQVLDLPKLAELPDPPVASSIASKGLPGIVLDDTVAKLEGAWSNSSNFKPSIDGRYRHDEARGDSKSTATFQFVVPKSGEYEIRMAYSAHPTRAKRVPVTLTNGSKTFELAVDQTKPLPSGQAFRKIGTVTLLADKTNTIVIRNTDTDGFVILDAIQVLATE, encoded by the coding sequence ATGAAGTATTTAAAGTCTGCGTTCGTTGCTTTCTTATGCGCTCTAAGCATTTGCCTCACCGATGGCCAACTTCAAGCCGAAACCCAATCGGCCGATGTCATCGTCTACGGATCGACGCCCGGCGGCTTTTGCGCGGCGATCGCTGCGGCACGAGAAGGCGCGTCTGTTATTCTTCTAGAACCGACCTCGCATGTCGGTGGAGTGAATACCGGCGGGCTAAGTTTCAGCGACTCGAACCAGACCGTACGCTCGACCGTGATGGGGCTGTTCGACCAGTGGCACCGTCGGCTTGAAGCGGATTATAAGGCTCGAGGTGTCGAGTTGCCTTACGATGTGAGCGTGAAAGACAACGCCAAATGGACCTACGAACCACACGTTGCGATGCGCGTCACCATGGCGATGCTGAATGAAGCAGGCGTGCAGGTCTTGCCAGAGCATGTGCTGCAGTCGGCGAAGATGAATGGGACCACCATCGAGCAGCTTGTGACTAATCAAGGGGCCTTCCATGCAAAGACGTTTGTCGATGCCACCTATGAAGGCGATCTAATGGCCGCAGCGAATGTCAGCTGGACTATCGGCCGCGAAGGAAAAGCGGAATTCGGAGAGTCTCTCGCTGGGAAACGCTATCCCAAGGGAAAGATGAGCATCGATGGCTTCGACGCCGAGGGGAACCTGCTTCCTTTGGTCACGACGGCTAAGCCGGGTGAAGACGCGGCAGGCGATGACTTGGTGATGGTCTACAGCTTTCGACTTTGCTTGACTGCCGAGCCTGACAATCGCGTGCCCATGCCGCAGCCAGAGAACTACGACCCGGCTCGGTTTGAAGCGATCCGGCGTTACATAGCTTCCGGCGGTCGCAGTTACGGTATCGATTTGTATCCGCTGCCGGGCAACAAGTTCGACGGAAACAATTCCATCGGTGGGCAGTTCTCGCTAGGTCTCGTCGGGGCCTGTAATGGTTGGAGCGAAGCGGACCAAGCCGGACGTGACAAAATCTTTGAGCAGCATAAGCAGTACACACTCGAGTTCTATCACTTCCTCACAACCGACCCTGCTGTGCCGGTGGATGTGCGAGCTAAGTATGCCCGGCTCGGTTTGTGCCGAGACGAATTTAAAGCGACCGGTCATTTCTCTCCCCAGTTGTATGTTCGTGAAGGAAGACGCATGCAGGGGATGTCTGTTGTCAGCCAGAAGGATATTTTGGAATCGCCGGAGAAGGACGATCCGATTGCCGTGTCATCTTTTCCGATCGATTCTCACGATTGTCAGCGTGTGGCACTGGCCGACGGAACGGTCGCTGACGAGGGGACCATCTTTCCGGTTCGAATGCCTGGTCGGCGGCACGGATACGCGTATCACATTCCTTATCGGTCGATTTTGCCGCAGCCGAGCGAGTGCGATAACTTGCTGGTACCGGTTGCCATGTCGTGCACGCACGTCGGGATTTCTTCGATTCGTGTCGAGCCTACCTGGATGATCATCGGGCAGAGTGCTGGCATTGCTGCTGCGATGGCCGCCAGCGAAGAGACGAGCGTCCAAGCGTTGTCTTATCCAAATCTCCGCGAGCGATTGTTGGCCCAAGGGCAAGTCTTAGATTTGCCGAAGTTGGCCGAGCTGCCCGATCCGCCGGTTGCGAGCAGTATCGCCTCGAAAGGCCTGCCAGGGATCGTCTTGGACGACACCGTAGCCAAGTTAGAAGGAGCGTGGTCGAACTCTTCCAACTTTAAACCCAGTATCGACGGCCGTTATCGTCACGACGAGGCCAGGGGGGATAGCAAGTCGACCGCGACATTTCAGTTTGTGGTGCCCAAGAGTGGTGAATACGAAATCCGCATGGCCTACTCGGCTCATCCCACCCGAGCCAAGAGGGTCCCTGTGACGCTTACCAACGGCTCGAAAACGTTCGAGCTAGCGGTCGATCAAACGAAGCCGCTGCCTAGCGGACAAGCGTTCCGCAAGATCGGCACAGTAACGCTTTTGGCTGACAAAACGAATACGATTGTGATCCGAAATACGGATACGGATGGCTTTGTCATTCTAGATGCGATTCAGGTCCTGGCGACGGAGTAG
- a CDS encoding BamA/OMP85 family outer membrane protein, protein MDRSGQLLKITLALSLVAGTCAGWNSVSAQEWTGGSYGQQAAPNWNVQGRDNQGYPGSAQNWDAYDRTAYESSPGNPNQYRNGMPASGAPIGAHDPYQQYQQPVQPVQYQQGYPSPSNPETGMYSQDPSGYPYGSPPIPAPVTGPPNAYGYPQHTGRPLGGARIYDPPLGPDAIISPNPYYDPGRTADLTVRAEEAQTGRFQFGVGINSDAGVTGNIVIDERNFDWRRYPSSVDDIWNGRAWRGAGQGFRIEAMPGTQVQRYMVSFSEPYLLNTRVSLNLSGYFFNRIYRDWDEQRVGGRVGLGYRLTPDLSTAVSLRMEDVEISDPRVPGVPELDAVLGNQGLYTGSWSVTHDTRDLAFAPTEGHLFEVNLEQAFGDYNYSRAEVDFRQYFLLGERPDGSGRHTLGFSSRAGFSGSDTPIFENFYAGGFSTLRGFDFRRVGPKSGDVFVGGPFRLLGSVEYTFPITADDMVKGVLFTDVGAVEESTKIVWDDFDVAPGFGLRISVPALGQAPIALDFAFPINHADTDQTQVFSFFVGAAR, encoded by the coding sequence GTGGACAGAAGCGGACAACTGCTGAAGATAACCCTCGCTCTGAGTCTCGTCGCTGGTACATGTGCCGGATGGAACTCGGTTTCGGCTCAGGAATGGACTGGCGGAAGCTACGGGCAACAAGCGGCTCCCAACTGGAATGTGCAGGGACGCGACAACCAAGGTTATCCAGGAAGCGCACAGAACTGGGATGCGTACGATCGCACAGCGTACGAATCTTCGCCCGGCAATCCGAACCAATACCGAAATGGAATGCCTGCCTCGGGTGCTCCGATAGGCGCCCACGATCCCTATCAACAGTATCAGCAACCGGTTCAACCGGTTCAGTACCAACAGGGGTACCCATCGCCATCGAATCCGGAGACCGGTATGTATAGCCAGGATCCTTCAGGGTATCCCTATGGCAGTCCGCCGATTCCGGCACCGGTTACGGGGCCTCCGAATGCTTACGGTTATCCACAGCATACAGGTCGACCACTGGGTGGTGCTCGGATCTATGATCCACCGCTGGGCCCAGATGCCATCATTTCGCCGAACCCGTACTACGATCCTGGCCGTACGGCCGACCTGACGGTTCGTGCGGAAGAAGCTCAGACCGGGCGATTCCAGTTTGGTGTCGGTATCAACTCCGATGCGGGTGTCACGGGTAATATCGTGATCGACGAACGGAACTTCGACTGGCGGAGATATCCGTCCAGCGTTGATGATATTTGGAACGGTCGCGCATGGCGTGGGGCAGGGCAGGGGTTTCGTATCGAAGCCATGCCGGGTACCCAAGTTCAACGCTACATGGTCAGTTTCAGCGAACCTTACCTGCTCAATACAAGGGTTAGCCTGAACTTGAGTGGTTACTTCTTTAACCGTATTTATCGCGACTGGGACGAACAGCGCGTGGGTGGCCGTGTGGGTCTGGGCTATCGTTTGACGCCTGACCTTTCGACTGCGGTTAGCTTGCGTATGGAAGACGTCGAAATTAGTGATCCGCGTGTCCCAGGCGTTCCGGAACTCGACGCAGTTCTCGGTAATCAGGGACTTTACACCGGCAGTTGGAGCGTTACGCATGATACGCGTGACCTGGCATTCGCCCCGACCGAAGGTCACTTGTTTGAAGTCAATCTGGAACAAGCGTTCGGCGATTACAACTACTCTCGGGCAGAAGTCGATTTCCGGCAGTACTTCCTGCTCGGTGAACGTCCCGACGGTTCCGGGCGGCATACGCTGGGCTTCTCGTCACGAGCTGGTTTCTCCGGAAGCGATACGCCGATCTTCGAGAACTTTTACGCAGGTGGTTTCTCGACGCTACGCGGTTTCGACTTCCGACGTGTCGGTCCGAAATCGGGCGACGTGTTTGTCGGTGGTCCGTTCCGCTTGTTGGGATCGGTGGAATATACGTTCCCAATCACTGCCGACGACATGGTCAAAGGTGTGCTCTTCACCGACGTAGGTGCGGTTGAGGAATCCACCAAGATCGTTTGGGACGACTTCGACGTGGCTCCAGGGTTTGGTCTTCGCATCTCGGTGCCAGCATTGGGTCAGGCTCCGATCGCGTTGGACTTCGCTTTCCCAATCAACCATGCCGATACCGACCAGACGCAGGTCTTCAGCTTCTTCGTGGGTGCGGCTCGCTAA